A segment of the Anthonomus grandis grandis chromosome 11, icAntGran1.3, whole genome shotgun sequence genome:
GTATAGAATTTAGGGTGATTTGATTTTACATCAACGCAACAAAAGGCGTAGAAACTTATTTGCCTTAAGTAGAACGCATCCTGGATTGGGGTCTTTGGAAGGGGATGCACCTGTtgcaaatcaaaacaaaatgttacaCTCTTTTTGGGAGTTTCATTTAGCAGTTTGTAGAATTCATTAGCTCTCATTTTATGGATTCTAAGATCTGTCATTAACTTTGCTTTGTTTTCAGGTTTTTgttttatggcatttttcaaatttaggcaagtccCACAGACATCGGATGCCGGCGACGAAAACCCaatgttaaattcaaaatagaaaattcttttaaacattGATTTTGTGACATGGTAATTGGTATGTTTATCGTTGAACATTTTCCATAGCTTGTTCAAGTTTAGTTCACAAGACAGGTAAACACGACAGGACTTACTGCGGTTGTAACGGCTTTCAGTGGCcggcaaattatttaaaaaatcacgaaTTTTTTGCTTCTTGTCCAAATTTTTGTTGCCATAACGGTCACCACCCCGATTCTCCTTAGGAACGTTTCCGTCTTGTACGGTTTTTATTAAAGTCTGTATTCGGTTCTTTGAAACACTAAAGGCTAAAGCAAAAAACTGCCTACAAACGGGCACCATCAAAAATTGCTCTCCTtgtcgaattcgaaaaaaataagaagcaaTCATACTTTTGGCCTTTCTTTTTTCTTCGTTTACACCATCCCTAGGTCTTCCTTTTCGGCGGACAAACAGACAGAAGATGACATAATTTCTGatcttgtaatattttatttggtgtCTGGAAAAACTTTTGTCTTGCTCTCAAAATATCAGATTTTTTCACTAAGCCACATTTCAAGGAATTGGTGTTATGTTCACACGGTCTTACAAAATTTCTTAACGTagtaacaaaagaaaaagataGGTACAAAAAATCTTATCAGGTTGCGGTAGCACAAACTACGTTATAATGCACGTACGagtaagaaacaaaaatttactcTGTCGTTTGAAAATATCCACTTTTGGAACTTTAGGTTTCCTTTTTCTACTGCCAACATTAATATTTCCCACTCTGACATCCATATTAACTACCGAAACTTTTCACAACGCATCCATATTAACTAACGGCTAAAAACTACAGCGAAACACAGTAATCAAACGACAATAATACCTCTTCTCTTGTCCAGACTCGTCGATCGTAATTACGTAACTAAAAccaaagaaaactaaaaaaccgCCAGCGAGATGTGCATACAACGATTACGCGGTTCCCCCACTCCCTATTCTCAAACCGAGATGCGTTGCGATTAAAAGTTGGTGTAATTGAATCGTCATAACAGAAAAAGCAGAAAGCGGGCACAAAATGGACATGTCTGATTTTGGATAAAATCGGTGTTTGCCCATAAGAAATAATAGTGGACTTGTCCGATTTTGAACAAAACATATTTAACTTTCATGCGAGGCGGACATGTCTAGTTTTGATCGAACACAACACCTTCATATGGGACGTTAAATTCCAGGacaagtatttttttgaaacgatTTGAAGGGGTTAGTCGATAGGAATGATAGAAAAATCAGTATAAAACGTATTTTGAACTTTTGTGGACATGTCCCTTTTTGAAATAACACTCCTCAACTGTGTCATCTGTGTatgaaataattacattttcatttgtaattgagttaatatattataaaataaacaacagGGTCTTAGAACAGTCTCTCGTGGAATCGCAATTCTTAACGTCGCAGTTCATTTCGAAATATTCAGTTGTTAAATTGGAACGCAGCTAGTTCATTCCATTGCCAAATGTAAACATGCTCggttttaaccaaaaaatttagaagtttttggaaaaaataattatgtctaACTAAGTAAAGCACTatctatatataatttatactCCTTTTTATATATCTTCGCTATTTTGCAAAATGTGCACTCGGAACATTTTCATTTATGCCGTTTTACGAAGCAACATTAAGCTGACTACGTACCaatgtaatttttcaatttgtgATAGACATTGTGTCTGATGATTCTGAAAAACCATTATCAACATTTTATCTTAAGGGTGTGAatcaagaaatttaaattaaaaaaaaaataatgatgcaACAAGacaaataaaattcttcaataaattcgcatgaaaatacattaaaaaacgtTATGCTGAAAATGTTCTGGGACAATGTGTAATTTTACCATATTTCCTCTAACTTCTCAACGATTTTTATGAGTCACCTcataataaagatttattaattccATACGAAAAAGGTAGTTataaaaattgtcattaaaGCCATAGCTTCTGAGTTAACAGAAAAGTATGGACATTTTTCTGGGACAAAGTGTAATTCCGTCATAATATCCTTAATTTGCCACAGATTTTCATGAAACCGAACATTTCCTTTACCATAAAAAATAGGTTGAAAAACTCGCATTTTATAATAGGAAATTGAAGTAAACAGTCACCATTCTTTCAGTTATTTTACTCTTTTATAAATTATCTGAAAATAACACTAAACTTTACCTGTGTAAAATCCAATTGTCATGTAAATGGGCCACGGCTTGCAACAGCTGTTTCAAGAGACACTTCACCTCCCCGGGCATAAAACTTTGCTTCTTATGCCTCATCGTTTCCATTAAAGACTTCAGGTCGTGCTCCACATAATCCATCACGATAAAAATTTTGTCCATGTTGCTTCCCACTACGATTTCTCTTACTGTTACAATATTACTGTGCTGAcctaaaaagattttaattaatatatctaTAAAAGAGAAGTAAAGTGGCTTACCTTTTAGTAAAGTGTTGATTTCCCTTAGAGAAGTGATAGGGAAGCCCTCCTTTTCCTTTTCCATTTTAAGTCTCTTAAGGGCAACTATTTCGTCTGTGCGTTTATCGCGGGCTCTGTAAACCACCCCGTACGTTCCCTCTTCGATTCGGTTGAGGCATTGGAATTCTTCTACTGATCTACAAccctaaaaagaaaataatgaagcAAAGTGGAatctttttaatgtaaataatgcAAGAAGTCGATTTTTGGGTCATCTGCTTCTGTAAgtaactattattttttctctttacattttatttattttctttagggcaaagttattcaagatttttttgtattaaatttgttattctCTCTATTTGTCTCTTCACGATTTTATTcgcattttttgaaataatttgttaGTGTTTCTCGATTTTCTCATTTAACtcattattgtttttcttctttaaattttatttctgttgTTTCATTTTCTGGCttccaagaaaatattaatcgTTTAATATGGTGATATAAAGAAAACTTTCTATGTAGGCTCTGAACAAGGAaaacataaacttaaaaaagagtGATAATAAATGGCGggaaaggcaaaaaaaaattaaaaaaaacataatttaatcgAATATTTTTTCAACTTGATTTTATAGGAAAAACTTTCTATGCAGGCTGTGAACAAGAACGACACCTGGTAAACTTAAAAAAGGAGTACAAATATATTCCTGTAAAAGTAcagtaatttaagaaaatggtttaagaaaaacatgatttaatcgatttattttttaaatttgatcatTTCCTAATCAAAGCCATAAAAAGCGTCTGTTTACGTTcattttttacaactttattAGCATTTTTTGTGGTAATTTCTTAGTGTTTCTCGATTTTCTCATTTAACTTTGTTATTGTTTTCCTTCCTAAATTATTTctgttgtttcattttataGCTTCTACGAACATATTAATCGTTTGACATGATTGACTTTCTATGCAGACTCTAAACGATGGAGACACctggaaaacttttaaaaaaagtgaaaagaaATGCCTGTAAAAGTAAAGTAATTTAGGAaaagaatttaaacaaaaacatgaattaatttaaaaaaaaaaaaacaattttcttatttgattttattgttcTGATCATTTCCTagtcaaaaacataaaaagggtGTCTTTACGATCATTTCTCTCAATTTTATTCGCATTTTTGGGATAATTTGTTAGGGTTTCTCGATTTTCTTATTaacctttattattgttttcctcctttataattttttctattgtttcattttatataaTAGAATATTTATGCTTTCTATGCAGGTTCAACGTTCTTTTACATAACAAAGCGAAGAAGctcaaaggaaaaaaaaaactaaaaactaggAAAACGTGAAAAGCGTTTATGTATTTTAGGGAAACTTGAAATGAGAAAATTCTATAAGAAGagcaaagaagaaaaataagaaaatgtataaatagaGAGATAATCGAAAAAAAGGTCACAACAAccaggaaaaaattttaaacagctTCTGATAGCtttgccaataaaaattataaaaagtgcgTGTTTACAATTATACAACATTTAATGGGTACATCAAAATCTCAAcaagaacaaacattttaaaaaatttaaaaataaatccctgtaaaagcaaattttttaaagaaaacatgattaaatcgaaaaaaatcaggatttttttttcaatcttgtATTTGcgatacttaattttttattaaaataatcaaattctCACCTGTACGGCGGGATAATAAGGAGGCAAATCGACATCGATCTCACTCGCCTTCTCCGGTTTTACATCTTTGTTTTTCAGCATTTCGTCCTCCTCGGGACTCGGCGATCTCGAACGCGATTTCGATCTCGACGCCGACCTCTCGGAGCTTTTCGATCTGCTCGGACTCCTACAAAAAGAGActttaataaacagaaaaagtgaataataagattttttaaacacTCCATTACCGGCTTTTACTTCTGGTCGGACTTCGACTCCTCGTTTTCGACCTGGACCGTTTGTCCGAGTCGCTTTCCTCTCCGGAGTAACTTTTACTTCTGCTGGGGCTTCTGCTCCTGCTCGCGCTCCTGGATTTGCTCCTGCTGGGAGAACGACTCGCGCTCCTGTCGCTCATTTTTTCATCGTCTTCGCTTTCGCTCTTATCGGACTGTGATAACGGTTGGggttcttcttcctcttcttcttcctctGACGCGTCCGAGACCGTCACGATCTGCAGGAACGTTTGGTTAATTTGCTCTCAATTTAAACCTTGATAATTTCAAGTTACCATATAGATAAAATAATCGATTTTAACTCAAGTACggagtaaaaaattaagaatcgAATACATGTAGGGTCGTTGTTCTGGCGGACATTtcagatattttgatttaaacttTTCCGTCTTTTGTGCTCCTTTTTTCATGCTTAGTGATACAAAAGTCTCCGGGCTCCATATTCGAACCAACACTCTTCTTAATATCCAAATcgttaatattgcacgaaaattggatcaaaatattgaaaaaactccCTATAAACCtatgtccggaaatgcttcCCTGCagagatattttaatttcattttcaattattcTAAACAATTTGAAAGTAAACGGAAATAATCATATAAAATTAGGTATAGGAAGGTTTTCTAAAAGTGCTAGATTTGACAAAAGGCGCCACGTATTacattttgagtttttaaatacaacaatgaaaacaaccattttattaattcaatttaatttttatcaatcaaatatttttacaaaagggAAAGTGATTATTAACATAACGTAAAACAGAAACTAGAAGTAGAGGAGATCCACAACCGTGGCCTCCGCTTTAAGCCATTAGACTTTTTCCTCTGGGGTTACCTAAAACAATTAGTTTATGCTACTCCAATTGAAAATGTTGAAGACTTAAGAAACAGGTTTGTAAGTTAGGTGCTTGCATTGGAGGTAAACACTTTCAACAACTTTTATTACTTCGACTCCTAGTTTGTGTTTTACGTCATGGTAATCACTTTTCCCTTTTGCAAAAACCtttgattttataagaaataaattgaattaataaaatgattgtATTCACTGTTTATTCcaaccatataaaaaaaactgatgcatttaaaaactctattaaacaacctataaaaaaaattaaattagcacCTTAGAAAACCACTCTATTTTCATCTGGTTATTTTTGttactttcaaattatttagaaaattgaaaataaaattaaaatgtctacGCCCTGTATCTCCGCAGGAAagcattttgaagtttttcaatattttgactcAAGGAATCTGCCCTTaaattttcgtgcaatattaatgactCCCCCTGTATATAAATTTCGTATGTCATCTTAGTCAAGTGGTCACATTAAGTTATATGCAGATGATACCATTTTAGTATATTTTGATTGAAATATTACAGACATTAAATTAGCAATCTCTAGTAATTTGGTAAAAGTTAGTGAATAGCTAAGATCGCACAAATTGACGCTTAACACTAATAATTCATGCTGTGTGATGATAGAtaagaaacatttaaataacaGCGAGACAATTTTACTTGGTAACCAAACACTTAGAAGTgcattagtaaaatatttaggtttttttaatgaatagcATATAGTGAAGGTACTTGCATAATAATATTAGGACAAAAATATTACGCTTTGTAGGAATACTTAAGAGGATAAGgtacttacttaaaaaaaatatgtaaacaatcATGTACCATTTACCACATTGCTACCCTACCCATAATTTAGAGAAAATTAGACagcatttataaatttaaattagttccTGATGTACACCatattatacataaattaaGATTCCTTTTTTAAGATTCATCTagtaaatttgttaatatgAATAGTATACAATCTTACTCCATTAGATAAAAGAATAAATTGTATAGACCAAAAATACAAAGTAATATTGGATTAAAATCTGCTTATAATTATGGTACTAAGTTATATGATAGCTTatcaataaatataagaaatgtCCAGTGGtagagtttatttttaaaaaaagtgtaagTGAATTTTAGTTACCTATGTAACATATAAAAATTGTTGAGACACCCTGGACTACATAGAGATATTAACCTTGTTTAATGTATCTAGACCTGATTCCTAGGATAAGATGGAATTTGTAATgctattttgaagaaaaaaattacctgagGTACTTCTTCAACCTTCTGTCTCTTATTAAGCGTAAGATCCTCTTCTTGCTTCCTTTTAAGTGCCCTTTCGAGGTGTCTTCTTTCTCGCTCGGCTTTGCTTCTTTCCTTTAATCTAGCCATTTCTCTTTCTGTAAATGGTTATTAGACGtagttatttacattttaaccttttttaaaaaaaaggttttacctGCTTCAAGGAGTTTTTCTCTTCTCTGTTCCTGCTCTTGTCTTTCTTCTTCCGTCAGCTGCTTCTCTCCCTCTCTATCTTTCTTATGTTTCCTATCTTCAGTAGTTATATTGATTATTTCTTTCACCAAAGTACCAGCTTCACCTATATGACAAAAATACCTTGAAGCTCTCAATTCAACAAAATAGACTTgaatatagatataaatatctacattttacaataatttaaacacTGCCGTACCTCCCAATGGATCTTCATATTGCTGTTCCCGGTATCTTCGATCCTTTCTACTGCTTTTTTCACTTTTATGATCATCAGTTTTACGCTTCTCTAGTAACCTAAGAAGAAAAATATGCCTATCCCCttacgtaaaaaaattaaaaataactacaaaagaaaaattacaacCAATGAAAATAATTAGGATGATACGTACCTTTCTCGAAGGTCTGCCAAAGCTTTTGTTGCCCTATCACCCCTTTCCTCATGCCTGTCTTTTCTATGTTTTTCATGAACGTCTCTGCTGTGACTCCTACTTgcctaaaaagttttaaaacttagtTTAAggacctaaataaaatattaaatgtgaATTAAATGCATATATAAATAGAGCTGGGCATGGTCAATTGACCAACACCTATTTGACCAGTCAATTTCagtcaaaatatataaaatattcaaaaaccatttatttatgttttatagagTTTTATGATATAAGTAAGtacattaatttcatttttccaattttttttttcagtccaTTTTTCtgttccaattttttt
Coding sequences within it:
- the LOC126742253 gene encoding serine/threonine-protein kinase PITSLRE isoform X1; this encodes MSLNRSEDEQSEDGELRHSPPTSNTKPGTMEQHSEDEDVGDIDSLDIKPPQARVVEHRSRKRGSEKSHHKKGERSDKRREERHSHREKHHRDKLRQHQKEKEQYQREREHYHREKQHPFEMEQQYLTEKAFRDRKAEEHRQRHERKHREVKASRSHSRDVHEKHRKDRHEERGDRATKALADLRERHIFLLRLLEKRKTDDHKSEKSSRKDRRYREQQYEDPLGGEAGTLVKEIINITTEDRKHKKDREGEKQLTEEERQEQEQRREKLLEAEREMARLKERSKAERERRHLERALKRKQEEDLTLNKRQKVEEVPQIVTVSDASEEEEEEEEPQPLSQSDKSESEDDEKMSDRSASRSPSRSKSRSASRSRSPSRSKSYSGEESDSDKRSRSKTRSRSPTRSKSRSPSRSKSSERSASRSKSRSRSPSPEEDEMLKNKDVKPEKASEIDVDLPPYYPAVQGCRSVEEFQCLNRIEEGTYGVVYRARDKRTDEIVALKRLKMEKEKEGFPITSLREINTLLKGQHSNIVTVREIVVGSNMDKIFIVMDYVEHDLKSLMETMRHKKQSFMPGEVKCLLKQLLQAVAHLHDNWILHRDLKTSNLLLSHKGVLKVGDFGLAREYGSPLKAYTPIVVTLWYRAPELLLCAKEYSTPIDVWSVGCIFAELLLMNALFPGKSEVDQLNRIFKDLGTPSEKIWTGFNNLPAVKKMKFNDYPVSNLRAKFSSLSEIGLGMLLKFLTYDPQQRVTAEEALKHPYFTEPPLPIDPAMFPTWPAKSELGHKRAMAASPKPPSGGGEFKKLGGEDDDSYGFRLGMGVDMRRGGAGFSLKF
- the LOC126742253 gene encoding serine/threonine-protein kinase PITSLRE isoform X2, translated to MSLNRSEDEQSEDGELRHSPPTSNTKPGTMEQHSEDEDVGDIDSLDIKPPQARVVEHRSRKRGSEKSHHKKGERSDKRREERHSHREKHHRDKLRQHQKEKEQYQREREHYHREKQHPFEMEQQYLTEKAFRDRKAEEHRQRHERKHREVKASRSHSRDVHEKHRKDRHEERGDRATKALADLRERLLEKRKTDDHKSEKSSRKDRRYREQQYEDPLGGEAGTLVKEIINITTEDRKHKKDREGEKQLTEEERQEQEQRREKLLEAEREMARLKERSKAERERRHLERALKRKQEEDLTLNKRQKVEEVPQIVTVSDASEEEEEEEEPQPLSQSDKSESEDDEKMSDRSASRSPSRSKSRSASRSRSPSRSKSYSGEESDSDKRSRSKTRSRSPTRSKSRSPSRSKSSERSASRSKSRSRSPSPEEDEMLKNKDVKPEKASEIDVDLPPYYPAVQGCRSVEEFQCLNRIEEGTYGVVYRARDKRTDEIVALKRLKMEKEKEGFPITSLREINTLLKGQHSNIVTVREIVVGSNMDKIFIVMDYVEHDLKSLMETMRHKKQSFMPGEVKCLLKQLLQAVAHLHDNWILHRDLKTSNLLLSHKGVLKVGDFGLAREYGSPLKAYTPIVVTLWYRAPELLLCAKEYSTPIDVWSVGCIFAELLLMNALFPGKSEVDQLNRIFKDLGTPSEKIWTGFNNLPAVKKMKFNDYPVSNLRAKFSSLSEIGLGMLLKFLTYDPQQRVTAEEALKHPYFTEPPLPIDPAMFPTWPAKSELGHKRAMAASPKPPSGGGEFKKLGGEDDDSYGFRLGMGVDMRRGGAGFSLKF